The Thermoleophilum album genome includes a window with the following:
- a CDS encoding bifunctional folylpolyglutamate synthase/dihydrofolate synthase, giving the protein MAMAGAPTYREAERWLLGRELFGMRFGLDRMRKLLTALGSPQRTFRTIHVVGTNGKSSTTRFAAALLAGEGLRVGAYTSPHLVTYRERVEIGGVPISEVAFARAVAEVRRATTLVERRLEPGDLITQFEALTAAAFLAFAEAGCEVAVVEAGLGGRFDATNVIDSEVQVLTSVGLEHTRWLGPTVRDIAGEKLDVVTPGGTLVAGPLPTEALEVAERVCAQRATRLQRVARPLPLELAAKGAFQRLNFALALAACQAFLGRELRPAAIRRAAATTMPGRLEEIAETPLTLVDAAHNPDGVAALASSLPAVLGGRRPLVAVVAILEDKDAAEMLRKLGGVCDEFVFTRADNPRSLPPGTLDALAAKVAPSRPRSIAPAADAALRLARARAGEQGAVLATGSIYLVADLLRPAEAGRSIL; this is encoded by the coding sequence ATGGCCATGGCTGGCGCGCCCACTTACCGAGAGGCCGAGCGCTGGCTGCTCGGCCGCGAGCTGTTCGGCATGCGCTTCGGTCTCGACCGCATGCGCAAGTTGCTGACCGCGCTCGGCAGTCCCCAGCGCACCTTCCGCACGATCCACGTCGTCGGCACCAACGGCAAGTCCTCGACCACCCGCTTCGCGGCGGCTCTGCTGGCGGGCGAAGGACTGCGCGTCGGCGCCTACACGTCGCCGCACCTCGTGACGTACCGAGAACGCGTCGAGATCGGCGGCGTGCCGATCTCCGAGGTCGCCTTTGCGCGCGCCGTGGCGGAAGTGCGGCGCGCGACGACGCTCGTCGAGCGGCGGCTGGAGCCCGGCGACCTGATCACCCAGTTCGAGGCGCTGACCGCCGCCGCGTTCCTGGCGTTCGCCGAGGCGGGCTGCGAAGTGGCGGTGGTGGAAGCCGGTCTCGGCGGTCGGTTCGATGCGACCAACGTCATCGACTCCGAAGTCCAGGTGCTGACCTCGGTGGGGCTCGAACACACCCGCTGGCTGGGGCCGACGGTGCGCGACATCGCCGGCGAGAAGCTCGACGTCGTGACCCCCGGCGGCACGCTCGTGGCCGGCCCACTGCCGACGGAGGCGCTGGAGGTGGCGGAACGCGTCTGCGCGCAGCGTGCCACACGGCTCCAGCGGGTCGCGCGGCCGCTCCCGCTCGAGTTAGCCGCCAAGGGCGCTTTCCAGCGCCTCAACTTCGCGCTCGCGCTGGCCGCGTGCCAGGCGTTCCTGGGCCGCGAGCTGCGGCCCGCGGCGATCCGGCGGGCCGCCGCGACAACGATGCCGGGTCGTCTCGAGGAGATCGCCGAGACGCCGCTGACCCTCGTCGATGCCGCCCACAATCCCGATGGTGTGGCGGCGCTCGCAAGCTCGCTACCAGCGGTGCTCGGCGGCCGGCGTCCACTGGTCGCGGTAGTTGCGATCCTCGAGGACAAGGACGCCGCCGAGATGCTGCGCAAGCTCGGCGGCGTGTGTGACGAGTTCGTCTTCACGCGCGCCGACAATCCACGCTCGCTGCCGCCCGGCACGCTCGACGCGCTGGCTGCCAAGGTCGCCCCTTCGCGCCCGCGCTCGATCGCGCCCGCTGCCGACGCAGCTCTGCGCTTGGCGCGCGCGCGTGCCGGCGAGCAGGGCGCGGTGCTGGCGACCGGTTCGATCTACCTCGTCGCCGACCTGCTGCGCCCAGCGGAAGCCGGTCGGTCGATACTTTGA